The Altererythrobacter sp. CAU 1644 genome has a window encoding:
- a CDS encoding SDR family NAD(P)-dependent oxidoreductase: MRAIEGMSVLVTGASSGIGEETARYLASQGARVTATARRQDRLDALAEEIGPNCRVMAGDVTVQSDREAMMAAALDHGGGLEALVNNAGAMFRQPVDGYTEEHLRQAFDTNVISGMMLSSMAVPHLAEREGSITFIGSTHTRRAFAGASPYATAKAAVEGLTRVMAAELGPRQIRVNCVLPGAVITELNTSAGVMRPEDIEERYVAIAREHVLGRIGTAREIAEAIEYLIRAEWVTGVALEVDGGIGLGASAGVATKPK, encoded by the coding sequence ATGCGCGCGATCGAGGGCATGTCGGTGCTGGTGACCGGCGCGAGTTCGGGCATTGGCGAGGAGACCGCGCGCTATCTCGCTTCGCAGGGGGCAAGGGTGACCGCGACCGCGCGGCGGCAGGACCGCCTCGACGCACTCGCCGAAGAGATCGGCCCCAACTGCCGGGTAATGGCGGGAGACGTCACTGTCCAGTCGGACCGCGAAGCGATGATGGCGGCGGCGCTCGACCATGGCGGTGGGCTGGAGGCGCTGGTCAACAATGCCGGGGCGATGTTCCGCCAGCCGGTCGATGGCTACACCGAAGAGCATCTGCGGCAGGCCTTCGACACCAATGTCATCTCGGGGATGATGCTTTCGAGCATGGCGGTGCCGCATCTGGCTGAACGGGAAGGCTCGATCACCTTCATCGGCTCTACCCACACGCGGCGCGCCTTTGCCGGGGCGAGCCCCTATGCGACCGCCAAGGCCGCGGTCGAGGGGCTGACGCGGGTCATGGCGGCGGAGCTTGGGCCGCGCCAGATTCGCGTCAATTGCGTGCTGCCCGGTGCTGTGATCACCGAACTCAATACCAGCGCCGGGGTGATGAGGCCGGAAGATATCGAAGAGCGCTATGTTGCGATCGCGCGCGAGCATGTGCTGGGGCGGATCGGCACGGCGCGCGAGATTGCCGAAGCAATCGAATATCTCATCCGCGCCGAATGGGTGACCGGGGTCGCGCTCGAAGTGGACGGCGGGATCGGGCTGGGCGCCTCTGCCGGGGTCGCGACCAAGCCTAAGTGA
- a CDS encoding LLM class flavin-dependent oxidoreductase, giving the protein MDEHRTSNPILSSSNRLKLGLFGLNVSNGCSMVEDPATLNVTWDESKRIAQTADRLGFEAIIPVARWKGMGGKVNFNHRNFETFTWAAGLSAVTEYSSIFATFHVPTVHPVRAAKEVATIDHISGGRFGLNIVAGWNYKEIAMFGLEQREHDERYDYSDDWIEMCKALWTREEPFDYDGPFLQSPQLYSQPKPVQRPWPALMSAGNSARGQEFAAQHTDVNFVVAQNIAKAGEIAARGRALAKDKFGRKMQVFGQAYVVCRETEKEAQDYIREAVEKRGDWEGVRNLLDVLIPNSKSALGDGWEAMAANLIAGYGAIPLVGTKEQVVEGLVKFADAGLDGLTLSWIDYDAGLAQLESEILPLMRQAGLRE; this is encoded by the coding sequence ATGGACGAACACCGCACGAGCAACCCGATCCTGTCGAGCAGCAACCGCCTGAAGCTCGGCCTGTTCGGGCTCAATGTCTCGAACGGCTGTTCGATGGTCGAAGATCCGGCGACGCTCAATGTCACATGGGACGAGAGCAAGCGCATCGCGCAGACCGCCGACCGGCTAGGATTCGAGGCGATCATCCCGGTCGCGCGGTGGAAGGGTATGGGCGGCAAGGTCAATTTCAACCACCGCAATTTCGAGACCTTCACCTGGGCGGCGGGGCTATCGGCGGTGACCGAATATTCCTCGATCTTCGCGACCTTCCATGTGCCGACGGTTCACCCCGTCCGCGCGGCGAAGGAAGTGGCGACCATCGACCACATCTCAGGCGGGCGGTTCGGCCTCAACATCGTCGCAGGGTGGAATTACAAGGAAATCGCGATGTTCGGGCTGGAGCAGCGCGAACATGACGAGCGCTACGATTATTCGGACGACTGGATCGAGATGTGCAAGGCGCTGTGGACGCGCGAGGAGCCATTCGATTACGACGGGCCCTTCTTGCAATCGCCGCAGCTCTATTCGCAGCCCAAGCCGGTGCAGCGCCCTTGGCCGGCGCTGATGAGCGCAGGCAACAGCGCGCGCGGGCAGGAATTCGCGGCACAGCACACCGACGTCAATTTCGTCGTCGCGCAGAATATCGCCAAGGCGGGCGAGATCGCGGCGCGCGGGCGGGCGCTGGCGAAGGACAAGTTCGGACGAAAGATGCAGGTCTTCGGCCAGGCCTATGTAGTCTGCCGCGAGACCGAGAAGGAAGCGCAGGACTATATCCGCGAGGCGGTGGAGAAGCGCGGCGACTGGGAAGGTGTGCGAAATTTGCTCGACGTCCTGATCCCCAATTCGAAGAGCGCGCTGGGTGACGGGTGGGAAGCGATGGCCGCCAATCTCATCGCCGGTTACGGGGCGATCCCTTTGGTGGGCACCAAGGAGCAGGTGGTCGAAGGGCTTGTCAAGTTCGCCGATGCTGGGCTCGACGGGCTGACGCTCAGCTGGATCGACTATGATGCCGGCCTTGCGCAGCTCGAAAGCGAGATACTGCCGTTGATGCGGCAGGCGGGCCTGAGGGAGTAG
- a CDS encoding amidohydrolase family protein, protein MSLADAKVIDIHAHAVLEETFGTAGTFGPELTEEDGVPVFRIGSYKLRGVKYRGSAFMDPEVRVAAMDRAGIDWQLLSPNPLTYFHFIPPVEAADFCRRHNDTMAALVAARSDRFGGAAALPMQDVPAATAELRRAVTELGLKAGYIGTDMPHGFDDPCMDAFYETVCELDVPLFIHPAPAGIDGPAASPALAKYELDIMLGFTMQESIAVATLLFGGVLHRHPTLNICISHGGGALALVWGRLEHAAHKRAWAPDHLQRDGAFAEQLGRLWYDIHMHDDRAVELLVERVGTDRLVYGTNFAGWDAPETFRVPTMDVPLADNARRLLRG, encoded by the coding sequence ATGAGCCTCGCTGACGCAAAAGTGATCGACATCCACGCCCATGCGGTGCTGGAGGAGACCTTCGGCACGGCGGGCACATTCGGCCCCGAGCTGACCGAAGAAGATGGCGTGCCCGTCTTCCGCATCGGCAGCTACAAGTTGCGCGGCGTAAAGTACCGCGGCAGCGCCTTCATGGACCCCGAAGTGCGGGTTGCGGCGATGGACCGCGCAGGGATCGACTGGCAGCTGCTCTCGCCCAATCCGCTGACCTATTTCCATTTCATCCCGCCCGTCGAGGCGGCCGATTTCTGCCGTCGGCACAATGACACCATGGCTGCGTTGGTGGCGGCTCGCTCGGATCGTTTCGGAGGCGCGGCGGCACTTCCGATGCAGGATGTGCCCGCGGCCACTGCTGAACTGCGCCGCGCGGTGACCGAGTTGGGCCTCAAGGCCGGCTACATCGGCACCGACATGCCGCACGGGTTCGACGACCCTTGCATGGACGCATTCTACGAGACCGTCTGCGAACTGGATGTCCCGCTCTTCATCCATCCCGCGCCCGCCGGGATCGATGGCCCCGCCGCCAGCCCCGCGCTGGCGAAGTACGAACTCGACATCATGCTCGGCTTCACCATGCAGGAATCGATCGCGGTAGCGACGCTGCTGTTCGGCGGAGTGCTGCATCGCCATCCCACCCTCAATATCTGCATCAGCCATGGAGGCGGTGCGCTGGCGCTGGTGTGGGGGCGGCTCGAGCATGCGGCGCACAAGCGCGCCTGGGCGCCCGATCATCTGCAGCGCGACGGCGCCTTTGCCGAACAACTCGGAAGGCTGTGGTACGACATCCACATGCATGACGATCGCGCGGTTGAGCTGCTGGTCGAGCGGGTCGGGACGGACCGCCTCGTCTACGGCACCAATTTCGCCGGGTGGGATGCGCCCGAGACATTCCGCGTACCGACGATGGACGTACCGCTCGCCGACAACGCGCGGAGACTGCTGAGGGGATAG
- a CDS encoding SDR family oxidoreductase produces the protein MKLGLEGRTALVMAGSQGIGLASAQGFHAAGANVAICARSQGPLDEAAASMPGCLAMTADVTSEADIDAFVAATKEQFGAVDILVNNAGGPPPGSFAELGDDDWARAVELTLMSAIRATRAVLPGMKERGWGRILNVSSFGVKQPVPNLTLSNSIRMAVLGWAKTLANQVGPDGITVNTVCPGWTRTARVEKLFAQQSAQTGKTEAEIEAGLVQNIPLRRAGEAEDIANCVVFLGSEAASYITGTAIAVDGGAAQGYA, from the coding sequence AGGGGATCGGGCTCGCTTCGGCGCAGGGGTTCCACGCGGCGGGCGCCAATGTGGCGATCTGCGCGCGTTCGCAGGGGCCGCTGGACGAGGCTGCCGCCAGCATGCCCGGCTGCCTCGCCATGACCGCCGATGTCACCAGCGAGGCCGATATCGATGCCTTCGTCGCCGCGACGAAGGAGCAGTTCGGTGCGGTCGATATCCTCGTCAACAATGCGGGCGGGCCGCCGCCCGGCTCCTTTGCCGAGCTGGGTGATGACGACTGGGCGAGGGCGGTCGAACTGACGCTGATGTCCGCCATCCGGGCGACGCGTGCGGTCCTGCCCGGCATGAAGGAGCGCGGCTGGGGGCGGATCCTCAATGTCTCTAGCTTTGGCGTGAAGCAGCCGGTGCCCAATCTCACGCTGTCGAACAGCATCCGCATGGCGGTGCTCGGCTGGGCCAAGACGCTCGCCAACCAGGTCGGCCCGGACGGGATCACCGTCAATACCGTCTGCCCCGGCTGGACCCGCACCGCGCGGGTCGAAAAGCTCTTCGCGCAGCAGTCGGCGCAGACCGGCAAGACTGAGGCAGAGATCGAGGCGGGCCTCGTGCAGAATATCCCGCTGCGGCGCGCGGGCGAAGCGGAGGACATCGCCAATTGCGTCGTCTTCCTCGGCTCAGAGGCGGCGAGCTATATCACCGGGACCGCGATCGCCGTCGACGGCGGCGCGGCGCAGGGCTACGCATGA